The nucleotide window CAGAGAAATTTCAAAGGTTTGAGGGTACGGAGCAAGCTTTGAGAAAGCTTGACCAAAGAGTTCGTAGCTCTTTGTAGCAGATTTTCATTAAGAATCTGTTAGACAGGGTTCTTGGGGATGTGGGGGCGTTAGCCCCCCAGGGGATTAAAAAACAAGGAAGGTGGGGAAACGTAGTTTCCCAGATTTTTAGAGAAAAGTGGGGCTGTGGGGTGGAACCCCACCTCGGGGGTTTGAGAGTACAGGAAGCTTTTGGAAAAAGCTTCACCAAAAGATTTCCTTATCTACAAATTGGCAGGAATCAGAGCGTGCATCCTAAAATTCAGCAACGGATTGGGGATTGACGTAAAAACTGGCCTATTGAACTAGTTTCACCCATATTCTGGCGTCTGGAAGACGCCCTATGAGGGGTGAAACACTGTAAGAGCGCCAGTTGAAAGTAATCCCAAAAAAGAAGAGAAAGCTAAATTGCACGCCATTTTTCCGCCAGCGCTTTGCGAAGCAAAGGGCTGTTGGTCAGGGGCCGATTAGTTCATCATCGGAGCCCTCGGCCACCTACCCTCACATCATCCCAGGCCCAGGCTTTCCCTGATTTCAAGGGGGATGAGGCCTATCTTCGGGAGCACCAGCAAAGCTTTGTCCTCGACGGCGTAGGCCGGGACGCACGGCACCATCCCGTAGGGGGTCGGGTATTCGGGGTCGGGGGCCCAGTTGTTGTCGCCCCAGGTAAGGAAGCACTTCTCGGTCTTGCCGCCGAGGTTCACCTCGCTTATCCCCCTGACGCGGTGGATGATGGGATACTCGTAGCCGGGACGCTTGTAGACGATGACATCATTGATGTGAACATCGTCGATGTTCTCCTCGCTTATGCCCTCCAGCAGGACGACGTCCCCGCGGTAGAAGACTGGCTCCATCGAGCCGCTGACGACTATGACGAGGGGAGAGTCGGTGTGAAGCGCAACCTTAAGGCCGAACTGGAAGATGAAGACAGCTATAACCGCTATCAGCACCCATGCTATATCCTTTTTCCACCCGTCCTCCATCTCAGAGCCTCCATGAGGGTGCTTATCCTCGCGGGAATGGCACCGATGGCGGTGCACGTTTCGAGGCTCACCCTTTTTCCAGTTATGTCCATGTGATAGCGGGCGGTCTTAAAGATTTCCTTTGGAAGGCCGTGCCGCCCGAGGCCCACCAGGAGGAGAAAGCTCTCACCACGGAGGGCACGTTCGGCTAGCTCAATGGGCGTTAGTTCTTTCTCATCGCTTGGCTTTCGAGTGGTGGCAACGGGTGTTCCGAACTGCGGCGGAAAACCCCGCCTGGGAAAGTTCAGAAGGTGGAAGCGGTTCCCCTCCGCCAGTTCCATGAGGTACCTGCCGCCCTCGCCTATCGTTGTGTGGCCGCTTATCTCCTCCGCCACATCGATCGGTCTGCCCTCGAAGGGAAAGCCCACCAGGGCCAGGTGGAAGCCGTAGGCATAAGCTATAGGCCCCGCTCGGGCTATGGCGCGCAGGTGGGCCTCATGGAGCCTCTTGGGGTCGTAGGTGTTGTACAGGGCTATCGTCAGCATTGCCATGGGCAATGTAACCAACAAACCTTTATAAGGATTTAGAACGAATTAAAAAGTTAGTATGGCGACGCGAGAAGAAATAGAAATGCTCATCCAGAGGGGGTACTACGATGAGGCCCTCTCGAAGATCGGGGAGTTAATCGATCCCATAGACAAGGTAGAACTTCTCACGGACCTGGCCATAGCCATCCACCGCCACGGTGGGCCGGAGGAATGGATACCCGGAACCATAGAGGACGCCATGTACATTGCCAGGAAACTGAAGGATCCGGCCCAGAAGGCCGTGGCATACTCCATCATCGCTTCCGCCCTCGGGATAATCGGCTACGAGGAGGACGCGGTAGATTTCTTCGGCAGGGCGCTGGACGCGACCGACAGCATAAAGAATCCAGTAGAGAAGGGCACCGTCCTCTCAACCCTCGCGTATCATCTGGCCATCGGGGGATACCCCGAGAGCGCTCTGGACGTTTTCAACGTCGCCTTTGATACAATAATTGGAGCCGAGATGAACTACACCCACAAGGTGGACGGCATCATACGCATAGGTGAGCTGATGGAGAGGGCTGGGGACGCGCTCCCATCCAGCAAGGCCCTGGAGTTCTACAGGATGGCGTTCGATATATTCGACAAGCTCCACGTCAACCAGCGGGCGGCGGTCGTTGAGAAGAAGATAGAGCTGGTGAACACGGTCCACGAGGTGGGGCTTCCGGAGGTCAGGGAGTCCCTGCTGGAAGGAAGGTACCACTACGCACTCGCGCTCATAGAGAAAAAATACAGCGGGGTTGCAAGGCTCATCGGTGAACTCGAGGTCGCGCTCTGGATGAAGCGCATGAACAACCTTGAGTACATGGATATCGTGGACGGCGCCTTCAAGAGGTGTGAAAACCCCATATTCACCGAGGCTAACGTTCAGAGGATAGCGAGGCTCCTGACCGAACTCGGAAGCCTGAAGAGGGCCCTTGAGTTCGCGAGGAAGATAAAGGATATCCACAAGAAGAGTGAGGCGCTTAAGGCCATCGCCGTGGAACTGGCCAAGAGGCAGGAGTTTGAAGATGCAAGGAGGCTGGTCGAGAGCATCCCCGATCCCGGGGTGAGGGCGGAGGCGCTCACCGAGATAGTGACGATGGAAGAGAGCACCTGAGGTGTCGCCATGATATTCGACGCCCACTCAGACCTGCCAACGCTCATACACGACGAGAGACTGAACGGAAGGAGCCTCGTGCTGGAGAGGAACTCCGAGAGGTTCTTCGGTCCCTGGGTTAGGGCCAGGGTCATGGCCATCTGGACGCGGCCGGAGAGAAGGAGAGACGCAACGGCCTACGGTTTTGAGGTCCTGAACTCCCTGCTGAAGGACATCGGGGAGAGCGAGCGCTTTGAGCTGGTCACAACCGTCGATGAGATGAAAAATGCCATCGGAAACGGAAAGGTCGCCCTGTGGCTCAGCCTTGAGGGCGGGGAGCCGATAGGGGAGAGCCTCGACCTCCTCGAGGTCTTCCACCGCCTCGGCCTCAGAGTTTTGACGCTCACCTGGAGCCTGAGAAACGCCATAGCTGACGGGGTCTTTGAGAGAACCGGCGGCGGATTGACGAATTTCGGCGTTGAAGTCGTTGGAAAGGCCGAGGAGCTGGGAATTGTGATAGACCTGAGCCACATAAACGAGACCGGTTTCTGGGACGCCCTTGATGTGACTTCGTTCCCGGTTATAGCGTCCCACTCCAACGCGAGAGCCCTTTGCGACCACCCCAGAAACCTCACGGACGAGCAGATAAAGGCTATAGCGGAGCGCGATGGCGTCATTGGAGCGGTTGCCATTCCAAGCTTCGTCCACAGAGAAAAGCCGACGTTGGAGCGGTACGTGGAGCACATAGCGTACATGGCAGATTTAGCCGGCTACCGGCACGTCGGCCTCGGCTTCGACTTCGTCTACTACCTCCCAGGCTGGAGCGGAAGGAGCGTTGAAGGCTTCGAGGACGAGTCGAAGATACCCCACTTGGTGGAGAGGCTGTCTGAAACCTTCAGCGAGAGGGAAGTCGAGGCAATAACCTTCAAGAACTTCGAGCGCGTTTTTGAGAGGGTCGTGGGTTAGGTTTTTAATGGGAACCCTAAAAGGCAAAAACGATCTACAATGAGTAAGAATTCATCGTCAAAATCTGAACCACTATATAGAACCCGGTCATTATCAGAGTTAATTGAGCTTTTTAAAAACATAAACGCAGAGGAAACAATAGATTCAGTTCTGAGAGAGGGTAGGGAGCGGGTACTATGGAGGAACTCTACTTTCTGACAGCGAGAGACGCGAGAAGACTGCTCTTCGCGAAGGGAGGGGCGAAGCTCAACCTCGACCTTAGAAAAACCAACAGGACGTTGGAGGTAAAGCTGGAAGGAGACGAGTTCATCTTTCCCGACGGAACGCGGGTTGGGAGGGACGTCATAGAGAGAATCGCAAGGGACGAGGGAAGCGTTTACTTCGTGGGAGGGGGTGGGGTTTACAAAGCCGCCATCGCCGGGGAGGGCTTCTACAAGCTCGTGCCGACGATTCCGCCGACGATTGAGATAAACGGCATCAGAATGCACAGGACGAAGGAAGTGAACCCCCTCCAGGACACGAGGAACAAGGTGAACGCGGTGAAGCCGAGGGAGGGCGAAACGGTCTTAGATACCTGCATGGGACTCGGCTACACGGCGATAGAAGCCTCAAAGAGAGGGGCATACGTCATAACCATCGAGAAAGACCCGAACGTGATTGAGCTTGCCAGGATAAATCCCTGGAGCAGGGAGCTCTTCACCGGCGGTAAAATTCAGGTGATTCAGGGAGACGCCTTCGAGGTCGTGAAGAAGTTCAACGATGAGAGCTTCGATGTGGTTATCCACGACCCGCCGCGCTTTTCTTTAGCTGGACAGCTCTACTCGGAGGTGTTCTACCGCGAGCTGTTCAGGGTCCTTAAACCCGGAGGAAGGCTCTTCCACTACGTTGGAAACCCTGGAAAGAAATACCGGAGGAAAGACCTCCAGAAAGGTGTCATGGAGAGGTTAAGAAAAGCGGGCTTCGTCGGGGTTAGAAGGGTGGAGGAAGCGCTGGGAGTTGTCGCGAGGAAAGTGGAGAAATCATAACCTCTTGAAAACGCGGTACATGACAGGGTCAGGAATCCTGTACTTCCCATGACCTGCCGGTTCAAGGAAGCCGTAGTCAATCAGCCTGTTGATGTAGTTCCTCAGGGACCTGTCATCCACGCTCACGGTTTCCCTAATATCCTCAAGCCTTGCACTGCCAATCCCCTCGCTTAGCCCTGCAACCGCTTTCATCACGAGCTCGTACCTGGGGGAGAGCCTGGAAAGCTCCCTGAACTCGGACATAACGTAGGCCATGGCCTTTTCCAGAACCCTCTCGATTGCCTCCTCATGAGTTAAGCCGTCAATCCTTGAGGCGCCGTAGTGGACAAGCCAGCCAGGAATACCGTCGAGGGTTCTTATTGTTGATAACAGTTCTTCGTCGTTGGGGTTTCTGCCGGCTTCCTCAAATCCCCTCTCAAGAAACTCAAGACTCTCCGAGGGGTTGAACCGGGGGAGACGAATCCTCACTTCATACCTGCCGAACAGCGGGGAAGACCCGTCGTAGAGCCTCAGGAAGCTCTCAAGAATCCCCACCTGAGAGCCCGTGAAAACGAGAACAACGTTCTGAAGGGCGTCGAGAACCCATGCAAAGAACCTCGTGAGGTCTTCGTTTGAAAATCTTAGGTACTGGGCCTCATCGAAGGCAACCACAACCGGACTTCCCGCCCGGTTTAGGAGGGAAAATACTTCAACGAGGTCAGGTTTATCACCGAGGTCGAGCTCAAGTGGGCCGAGCTTCAGTCCCTTAACCTTCGAGAGCACACTACCGACCACGCTCCTTCCGAGCAGGGCCTTGTAAACTCCCTCTGCGATTACCCTATGGGGATATCTTGAGTTCAGTGAAGTCGCCGCCCGCGTGTCTATGACGATATGGGGAACCCCATCCCCGACCAGCTCGTTGAGAGAAGCGTAGAGAAAGCTCGTCTTGCCGATCCTCCTCGGGCCGGTGATGAGAATGAAATTCCTCCCCCTCTTCAGGGCATCCCTAAAGACGAGGTACTCAGCCTTTCTTCCAAAGAGCTCGCGGATTGATGTCTTTGGACGGACATCAAACAACATTTAAGGACACACCCCGAAAAGGGGGATGTCCAAAGGTGTATATAAAGGTGGTGGTTAAATCCCTCCAACTTCTTCCATCTCCTCAAAGGCTTCCAGGTTCGTGTAGTAGTCCATGAGCTCAGAGATTTCCTTTCTAAGCCTGAAGCTCTTGGCTATCGCTATTCCAAAGCCTATTATCGACGGCCAGGCCAGGAGGAGCAGCAGCTTGGCGTCGCTTATCGGTATAGCCCTTGGCTCAGTGAAGCGGTTGAAGTTCCATATCATGAAGGCTATCATCAGCCAGGCCGTCGAGAAGTTGGTAAGCCCACTGCCGCTTTCTCCGAGCTTGAAGCCAGGAACGACGTCCTTCGTGAGGGGCGGGAGCAGGTTGCTTCCCATGAAGCCGAGCTGGTCCTCGAAGACGTGGAGCCACTGGCCGAGCATCGAAGCCAAAGCCAGCTCGGTGGCATGGCTGTAGCCAATCAGCTTGAAGAAAGCGAAAACGGCCAGGCCTATTATCATGCCCATCGTGAGGGAGTGGCTGAAGCCGTGGTGCCAGGGCAAAAAGCGATCCTTGACGACGGTTTTTCCCCTGAACTCCGCTTTTCTGAAGGCTATCTCCGGGCCGGAGAAGGAGTCTATCCTAGTGGGCTTGGGGTAGGTCTTGATGAAGGGCACACTCACTTTCGCTATCCCGTACTTCCTGTACTCGGGGACGTCGCCGCCTATCGCGACCCCTCCTGGCGTTACTATCGGGCCCATTTCCACCCTGACCTCCCGCTTGGGCGGGTCTAGGTGAACCATGAAGCGCCTGTAAACGTCGCCGGGAAGGCGGATGTTGTGTATCTTGACTATCCTCTCGCCCTCGCTGTATGCTTCTTCGATGGCCTTCGCTATGGTGTCCGCTATGCCCTGAGGGTGGGGAGCGTCGCTGACGACGAGCTTGAGCGAGCCGTCCTCCTCGAGGTCGATGTAACCGAAGACGAGCATCTCCTTTCCTTCTTCGATTTTTCCGAACTCCTCCTCGAAGAACTCGTAGTCGTCGCCGAAGGCCTCAACGGTTATCTTTCCGGTTCCGTCGTCGAGTGTGAAGACTATGCTGTTGTAGCTCTCCGTTACCGTCTCCTCGCTCCCGTCCTCGCGGAGAACTTTGTAGGAGACCTTCCCGGAGCCTCTCGCCAGTATCTCCTCCACCGTTCCCTCAACGGCAAAGAACTGGTAGCGGTTTTCCGTGCTCAGCTCGCTGATTTTGACGAGCTTCGGCGCGTAGTGCTTCTTCTCGTCCCAGGGAGCTGGATCAATCTCGTAGTCCCTTCTAGCCAGGAACTTTCCGAACTTGAAGTCCACGAAGTCGGGGAAGTAAGCGGCAGCGGCCGCTATGACCGGAATGAGTATGCCCAGCCTTAGATCACCGACGAGCGCTCCAAAGAAGGTCGCCGCGGCCAAACCGGAGATGTAGTGGGTGAATCCCCTCATCTTCCATCACCCCAGTCCGAGCAGGGACATGAAGTAGCCCGTGTGGCCCGTCATGCTGATGAGCACGGGCAGGATAAGTCCGCCGAGGCAGTAGCTCCTCCTGGTGTTGAAGGCAGCCGCCATCATTCCTATGGCAGTTGAGACGAAGAGCACCGCCAGTCCCATCAGTCCGGTGAGGAGGTAGCTTATCACCACCAGCGTCACCGCCACCACGTAGGAGAGCTTCTTGATGTGGACGACGTTGAAGCTCCTGGCTATGAACCTGGAGAGGTAGTAGGTGAAGAGGAAGCTTATCCCCGCGCTGAGCAGAATAACCCCTATGGCGGCGAGGTACTCGGAGTAGCTCTTGGGGGTGTAGATTGAGCTGACGAGCCAGGCAGCCGCTCCCCTCGTGAGCCTCAGGTTGGGCAGGAAGAGCAGTGTAAAAGCTCCCACGTAGTAGATGACCCTGTTCACACCCTGGCTTATGATGAACGCATCGTCCCCGCGCTGGCTCGTCATGTGACCCGCAACGAGCGCGCCCATTCCGCCGGTGATTATTGGATAGACCGCCGCTATGGTTCCACCGAGGGCACCTCCAAAGCTGGCCTTGAGGGTGTTGTAGAGGCTGCTCTCGACCCTGTCATCTGGCTTTTGCTCCAGCATGGGCGGGTTGGAGAGGATGTTGAGTATCACCCAGGACATTCCGAAGAAGCCTATGAACATCGGAGTTAAGCGGGTGTATGCGCTGGTTGTGGGAAGCAGGTTGGTGTTCATGACTATGAAGCCCAGTATTCCCGAGAGGAAGAAGACGAATATCCCGCCGAGTATCTGCCTCCAGGCCAGCCAGAGCCTCTCCCCCGGAGTTCTTCCTCTATCACCTTCCTTGGGCCACTCGCTCATGAACATGAAGACCACTATGGCGACGAGGAAGTAGGTGATGTAGGGGCTGGTTGCCTGGTAGATTGGCGGGAGAACCTTCGGAAAGATGAAGAGCAGGCCGAGCACGAGGAAGAGCGTTCCCGCTACCGCTCCGATGAGGTAGAGGAGCACAGCTTCGTGGCCTCTACCAAGGAGAAGGTAGCGCTGTGTGGGGAATAGGAGGAAGACGGCGCTCTCGTCGGCAACGCTGAAGTAGACACTGGAAATGGCACTCACGTAGGCGTAGGCAACTATCGCACCTATCGCGAAGAATGGGAAGGCCCTGACCGGCATCAGCTCGCCGACGCCGAAGACTGCAACGAGTAGGGCCATTATGTTGAATATGTGGAAGCCCGGAATCCAGGATATGAGGGAGCCAAAGAGCACACCCGCGAGGGACCAGATTAAAAGGTCTGAAAGGGGAAGCATGGCCATCACCTCACCTCGATGCAGTCGCTCCTGTAAGGAATGACCTCAACGGTTCCCTTGTACTCGGCGACGTAGCCTGCAATCCTGACCGTCTGACCCTCGCTGAAGGTGAGCTGGGCCACGCTCTTTGGAATGAATACCACAAGCTCCCCGCTTCCATCATCTATCGTCAGCTTGGTGAAGCTCTTTCCGGTGTAGACATCTTTGATGGTTCCCTCAACGACCACAGTCGTTCCGAGGAGGTCGAGGGTAACGTCGCCCGTCCTTAATTCCTCCGCCGGAATCGCCTTGACGACGGTTATGGAAACCACCTCTCCAGAGTCAGCGTCGTAGGTTATCCTCAGCGTGCTTCCGGTTCCGGCCTCTCTTGGATCCGGAAGGAGCTCCCTCGAAACCGAGAGCTCGGCGCTTCCGGTGTCGTCGTGGACCTTCATGACGTAGCCATTGTCGTAGCTCAGCCCATCCCAGGTGACGGTGAGGTTCACCCTTCCAGTAGCTTTAGAGAGCTCCGAGACCTTCACCTCCCCGATCCCCGCGGCTCCTCCGGAGGGCTTCTCAAGTTTAATCGCATCGAGGTCGTAGGCGATGATTTCGGGTTTTCCGTTGTACTCGTCCACGTAGCCAGCTATGATGACCCTCTGGCCCTTCTCGACGCTCAGGTTTGCTCCCCCAGGTATGAAGACCGCTATTCCACCGCTTCCGTCATCCAGGGTCAGCTTGAGGTTCTTGCCGATGACCCTCACTTCCGTTACGGTGCCGTTGAGGGCAACGGTCCTGCCCTTCATCGAAAGCCCGATTGAGCCGGTCTTGAGGATAGGCGAGGGCTTAGCCCTGGTGATGTTCAGCGCGGTTATCCTGCCGGAGAGCGGGTCTGCTATAAGCCTGAGCGTGCTACCAGTCCCTGCTTTAAGCGGGTTGGGCAACAGCGAACGCTCGGCAAGCAGGGTTGCGCTTCCGGTGGAGTCGTGGAAGGTCAGGGCGTAGTCGGGCTTCTGGTAGGCAAACGAGTCCCAGGTGACCGTCAGGAGTAGGGGTTCCATTGCTGTATTTAGGTCTGAGACGGTGCCCTCAACCGGCCCGGCCTGCTGGAGCTTCTCAATCGCGGCCGGGTTGAAGAGCACCACCTCCGGCTTGTCACGGTAGATTTCAACGTATCCTCCAACCTGCACCAGGTCGCCCTTGGCCGGGACGTAGGTTAGCTCACTGGCCGTAGAGCGGGGCACGAAAACCGGAAGGCTGCCAACGACTATCTTGAGGTTGCCGCTGAGGTTGGCCACGTCCGTGACCTTACCGATTACCGCGACCAGCCCGCCCTCCATCTCCGCGGTGACCTCTTCGGGCTTGAGCGGAATTGGAGCTATCGGCACCTCAACCGTGAGGTTCTCTCCCTTCACAAGGTTATCCCCGGCCACCAGGCCCCTGACCACGACCTGACTTCCGGTTCCAGCCTCGAGCGGGTTGAGGTTCAATAAAGCTTCTCTCGGGAGCGAGGCCTTAACTCCGTCCACGGTGAGGTAGTAGGTGCCGTTGGTGTAGGTCATCCCCTCAAGGGAGCCGGCGAAATCGACGAGCTGGCCCTCGTAATCGGCCAGTTCTTCAGCCGTGACCTTCGGGAGCTCTATCTCCTCCGGCGGGAGAGGCTCTCCGAGGGCCCTTATTCCCTCTCCAGTGTAAACGACCACCTCAAGCTTTCCGCGGTACTCCTCGAGGTAGCCGGCGACCTCGACTCCGAGGCCGACCTTAAGCCCTGCCTTTGTCTCGTTGGAGAGCTCCGCGAGGGTAGCTGACGGAACGAAGACGTCCAGCCTTCCCGTTCCGTCGTCGATGACGAGCTTGAGGTTCGAGCCTACT belongs to Thermococcus camini and includes:
- a CDS encoding AAA family ATPase, encoding MLFDVRPKTSIRELFGRKAEYLVFRDALKRGRNFILITGPRRIGKTSFLYASLNELVGDGVPHIVIDTRAATSLNSRYPHRVIAEGVYKALLGRSVVGSVLSKVKGLKLGPLELDLGDKPDLVEVFSLLNRAGSPVVVAFDEAQYLRFSNEDLTRFFAWVLDALQNVVLVFTGSQVGILESFLRLYDGSSPLFGRYEVRIRLPRFNPSESLEFLERGFEEAGRNPNDEELLSTIRTLDGIPGWLVHYGASRIDGLTHEEAIERVLEKAMAYVMSEFRELSRLSPRYELVMKAVAGLSEGIGSARLEDIRETVSVDDRSLRNYINRLIDYGFLEPAGHGKYRIPDPVMYRVFKRL
- a CDS encoding OB-fold nucleic acid binding domain-containing protein, translating into MSGKEGEKKLYYHGLKEQKKLNVSRIKYLSVLLSVIGVALLLVAAQSAQAPLVRVSDVYGNYLMNYAVVRINGTVITVPYVSQTGGKLGLTFTVDDGTGQIDVRVYSPLADEMIRKGLVPFPGDGVTAEVQLRVRETYTYSMLQYLGGLHFRSKLHSENPPLFKSLNANMSNTYVAVEGIVTKFSNVSSGYLLTVDTGDSQVSVLVPRVLLVFSNLSVKVGDTVYAPGIVYLYKGTSPEIVVRNLSQLSVTPIEEAPVVPIGEAPNYPGMVMAVEGSIAGISYENGRYVLTLTDGEDYLDALVPRDVLASLNPFNASSESTVKVAGRMGSDGRLVAAYLEVVKAVKTEFRPIGVLTPDMRGSIVAVKGNIEEVDRVGSNLKLVIDDGTGRLDVFVPSATLAELSNETKAGLKVGLGVEVAGYLEEYRGKLEVVVYTGEGIRALGEPLPPEEIELPKVTAEELADYEGQLVDFAGSLEGMTYTNGTYYLTVDGVKASLPREALLNLNPLEAGTGSQVVVRGLVAGDNLVKGENLTVEVPIAPIPLKPEEVTAEMEGGLVAVIGKVTDVANLSGNLKIVVGSLPVFVPRSTASELTYVPAKGDLVQVGGYVEIYRDKPEVVLFNPAAIEKLQQAGPVEGTVSDLNTAMEPLLLTVTWDSFAYQKPDYALTFHDSTGSATLLAERSLLPNPLKAGTGSTLRLIADPLSGRITALNITRAKPSPILKTGSIGLSMKGRTVALNGTVTEVRVIGKNLKLTLDDGSGGIAVFIPGGANLSVEKGQRVIIAGYVDEYNGKPEIIAYDLDAIKLEKPSGGAAGIGEVKVSELSKATGRVNLTVTWDGLSYDNGYVMKVHDDTGSAELSVSRELLPDPREAGTGSTLRITYDADSGEVVSITVVKAIPAEELRTGDVTLDLLGTTVVVEGTIKDVYTGKSFTKLTIDDGSGELVVFIPKSVAQLTFSEGQTVRIAGYVAEYKGTVEVIPYRSDCIEVR
- a CDS encoding class I SAM-dependent methyltransferase yields the protein MEELYFLTARDARRLLFAKGGAKLNLDLRKTNRTLEVKLEGDEFIFPDGTRVGRDVIERIARDEGSVYFVGGGGVYKAAIAGEGFYKLVPTIPPTIEINGIRMHRTKEVNPLQDTRNKVNAVKPREGETVLDTCMGLGYTAIEASKRGAYVITIEKDPNVIELARINPWSRELFTGGKIQVIQGDAFEVVKKFNDESFDVVIHDPPRFSLAGQLYSEVFYRELFRVLKPGGRLFHYVGNPGKKYRRKDLQKGVMERLRKAGFVGVRRVEEALGVVARKVEKS
- a CDS encoding metal-dependent hydrolase; the protein is MRGFTHYISGLAAATFFGALVGDLRLGILIPVIAAAAAYFPDFVDFKFGKFLARRDYEIDPAPWDEKKHYAPKLVKISELSTENRYQFFAVEGTVEEILARGSGKVSYKVLREDGSEETVTESYNSIVFTLDDGTGKITVEAFGDDYEFFEEEFGKIEEGKEMLVFGYIDLEEDGSLKLVVSDAPHPQGIADTIAKAIEEAYSEGERIVKIHNIRLPGDVYRRFMVHLDPPKREVRVEMGPIVTPGGVAIGGDVPEYRKYGIAKVSVPFIKTYPKPTRIDSFSGPEIAFRKAEFRGKTVVKDRFLPWHHGFSHSLTMGMIIGLAVFAFFKLIGYSHATELALASMLGQWLHVFEDQLGFMGSNLLPPLTKDVVPGFKLGESGSGLTNFSTAWLMIAFMIWNFNRFTEPRAIPISDAKLLLLLAWPSIIGFGIAIAKSFRLRKEISELMDYYTNLEAFEEMEEVGGI
- a CDS encoding signal peptidase I produces the protein MEDGWKKDIAWVLIAVIAVFIFQFGLKVALHTDSPLVIVVSGSMEPVFYRGDVVLLEGISEENIDDVHINDVIVYKRPGYEYPIIHRVRGISEVNLGGKTEKCFLTWGDNNWAPDPEYPTPYGMVPCVPAYAVEDKALLVLPKIGLIPLEIRESLGLG
- a CDS encoding DUF531 domain-containing protein; protein product: MLTIALYNTYDPKRLHEAHLRAIARAGPIAYAYGFHLALVGFPFEGRPIDVAEEISGHTTIGEGGRYLMELAEGNRFHLLNFPRRGFPPQFGTPVATTRKPSDEKELTPIELAERALRGESFLLLVGLGRHGLPKEIFKTARYHMDITGKRVSLETCTAIGAIPARISTLMEALRWRTGGKRI
- a CDS encoding dipeptidase, whose translation is MIFDAHSDLPTLIHDERLNGRSLVLERNSERFFGPWVRARVMAIWTRPERRRDATAYGFEVLNSLLKDIGESERFELVTTVDEMKNAIGNGKVALWLSLEGGEPIGESLDLLEVFHRLGLRVLTLTWSLRNAIADGVFERTGGGLTNFGVEVVGKAEELGIVIDLSHINETGFWDALDVTSFPVIASHSNARALCDHPRNLTDEQIKAIAERDGVIGAVAIPSFVHREKPTLERYVEHIAYMADLAGYRHVGLGFDFVYYLPGWSGRSVEGFEDESKIPHLVERLSETFSEREVEAITFKNFERVFERVVG
- a CDS encoding tripartite tricarboxylate transporter permease, which encodes MLPLSDLLIWSLAGVLFGSLISWIPGFHIFNIMALLVAVFGVGELMPVRAFPFFAIGAIVAYAYVSAISSVYFSVADESAVFLLFPTQRYLLLGRGHEAVLLYLIGAVAGTLFLVLGLLFIFPKVLPPIYQATSPYITYFLVAIVVFMFMSEWPKEGDRGRTPGERLWLAWRQILGGIFVFFLSGILGFIVMNTNLLPTTSAYTRLTPMFIGFFGMSWVILNILSNPPMLEQKPDDRVESSLYNTLKASFGGALGGTIAAVYPIITGGMGALVAGHMTSQRGDDAFIISQGVNRVIYYVGAFTLLFLPNLRLTRGAAAWLVSSIYTPKSYSEYLAAIGVILLSAGISFLFTYYLSRFIARSFNVVHIKKLSYVVAVTLVVISYLLTGLMGLAVLFVSTAIGMMAAAFNTRRSYCLGGLILPVLISMTGHTGYFMSLLGLG